One Candidatus Eremiobacterota bacterium genomic region harbors:
- a CDS encoding glycosyltransferase: MRRPVFALCLAGGGVLAAVGTFAAAILRQPLGLVAALVGVALVAGVVWTLRRGSHGADLLWSTVLDAVLVLGMAMAVLPVVAIVRGFVDLFTQAHLHSTRDAVAYGLAFAGLLLGAVFFAYAVKYYLSTFMVLLSALVSGGRRSGGGNGNGRQHASGLSGITRGRNGNGNGNGYHVDLGYHPFVSVHVAAFNEKRVIERLMASLAHLEYPEYEVIVVDDSNDESVEILQRWQGTPRFKIIHRASRQGFKGGALDAALRAMDPRAEYVVVFDADSMPFPDSIDRFLPYFYEGNGSGPRRRDDVAAVQSYQWHVLNKSESWLTEAVRAEYAGSYMIERPFQDAIGSLKMVAGTAYMIRADILREVGWGTSLTEDWELTLKLYARGYKVAYTPWAETPAECVATFSRLARQRMRWAEGHTHNVRKWFWPIMLSPFVSPLEKLEFAYDATYYLQAALFVLGSVSWFLSEVVFSTHVPGWTAVLGWSLLFSNIFALPLMNLGGLILEEAPRRDLSGVLGALVLSFALVPFQGWAALKGLISRDEGPWFRTPKTGRITDEVHHLRRLRMLRRWLLGTRDGRGANPAVQPHMSMARPPVSTRTPRIGWIVAFALVLAILGLAWAATRAPVSEAAGNPLFLHRAGTAPNCSGASTIDQVAGTRSTPCQVQSQSGGVTTVFAFSGIPAQTVAAGAWTFVFNWTGGNGNTVDTVSLTVGVSAGASCAGFSASVPNAGTTFAAQYGNSTANPGSPLTVTTSASQAALSVPAGGSLCLAVTLTHSTGGKPSMLYDGTAGIGDTRLIPPTSVVPESVLPFAALAL, translated from the coding sequence ATGCGTCGACCGGTCTTCGCTTTGTGCCTCGCCGGAGGCGGAGTCCTCGCGGCCGTCGGCACCTTTGCGGCCGCAATCCTGAGACAGCCGCTCGGCCTGGTGGCGGCGCTCGTGGGCGTGGCGCTGGTCGCCGGCGTCGTCTGGACCTTGCGCCGCGGGTCTCACGGCGCCGACCTTTTGTGGTCGACCGTCCTCGACGCGGTGCTCGTGCTCGGCATGGCGATGGCCGTGCTTCCGGTCGTCGCGATCGTCCGCGGGTTCGTCGACCTCTTCACCCAGGCGCACCTACATTCGACGCGCGACGCGGTCGCCTACGGCCTCGCGTTCGCGGGCCTCCTGCTGGGCGCCGTCTTCTTCGCGTACGCGGTCAAGTACTACCTCAGCACCTTCATGGTGCTGCTCTCCGCGCTGGTGTCCGGTGGCAGGCGCAGCGGTGGCGGCAACGGCAACGGCAGGCAGCACGCCTCAGGCCTCAGCGGGATCACGCGCGGCCGCAACGGAAACGGGAACGGCAACGGGTATCACGTCGACCTCGGCTACCACCCGTTCGTGTCGGTCCACGTTGCCGCCTTCAACGAGAAGCGCGTCATCGAACGGCTCATGGCTTCGTTGGCGCACCTCGAGTATCCGGAGTACGAGGTCATCGTCGTCGACGACTCGAACGACGAATCGGTCGAGATCCTCCAGCGCTGGCAGGGCACCCCGCGGTTCAAGATCATCCACCGCGCGTCGCGCCAGGGCTTCAAGGGCGGGGCGCTCGACGCCGCCCTGAGGGCGATGGATCCTCGCGCCGAGTACGTCGTCGTGTTCGACGCCGACTCGATGCCGTTTCCGGACTCGATCGATCGCTTCCTTCCTTATTTCTATGAGGGCAACGGAAGCGGGCCGCGGCGCCGCGACGACGTGGCGGCGGTCCAGAGCTACCAGTGGCATGTCCTGAACAAGTCCGAGAGCTGGCTGACCGAAGCGGTCCGCGCCGAGTACGCCGGCAGCTACATGATCGAGCGCCCATTCCAGGACGCCATCGGCTCCCTGAAGATGGTCGCCGGCACCGCGTACATGATCCGCGCGGACATCCTGCGCGAGGTCGGGTGGGGCACCAGCCTCACCGAGGACTGGGAGCTCACGCTGAAGCTCTACGCGCGCGGGTACAAGGTGGCGTACACCCCATGGGCGGAGACGCCGGCCGAGTGCGTGGCGACCTTCTCCCGGCTGGCCCGGCAGCGCATGCGCTGGGCCGAGGGCCACACCCACAACGTCCGGAAGTGGTTCTGGCCGATCATGCTGTCGCCCTTCGTCAGCCCGCTCGAGAAGCTCGAGTTCGCCTACGACGCGACTTACTACCTGCAGGCGGCCCTTTTCGTCCTGGGCTCGGTCAGCTGGTTCCTGTCCGAGGTCGTCTTCTCGACGCACGTTCCCGGCTGGACCGCGGTGCTGGGCTGGTCGCTGCTCTTCTCCAACATCTTCGCGCTGCCGCTGATGAATCTCGGCGGGCTGATTCTCGAGGAGGCGCCGCGCCGCGACCTCTCGGGCGTGCTCGGCGCGCTGGTGCTTTCGTTCGCCCTGGTCCCGTTCCAGGGCTGGGCGGCGCTGAAGGGCCTGATCAGCAGGGACGAGGGTCCCTGGTTTCGCACGCCGAAGACCGGGCGCATCACGGACGAGGTCCACCACCTCCGCCGGCTTCGCATGCTGCGGCGCTGGCTGCTGGGAACCCGCGATGGGCGGGGCGCGAATCCGGCCGTGCAGCCCCACATGAGCATGGCGCGCCCGCCGGTCAGCACCAGGACGCCCAGGATCGGCTGGATCGTCGCCTTCGCGCTCGTCCTGGCGATCCTCGGCCTCGCCTGGGCCGCGACCCGCGCGCCGGTGAGCGAGGCTGCCGGCAACCCGCTGTTCCTGCACAGGGCCGGGACCGCCCCGAACTGCTCAGGCGCCAGCACCATCGACCAGGTCGCCGGCACGCGGTCCACGCCCTGCCAGGTCCAGTCGCAATCGGGCGGCGTCACCACGGTCTTCGCGTTCTCGGGCATTCCGGCGCAGACCGTCGCGGCCGGCGCCTGGACGTTCGTCTTCAACTGGACTGGCGGCAACGGAAACACCGTCGACACAGTGTCGCTGACCGTCGGCGTGTCGGCCGGCGCGAGCTGCGCCGGGTTCAGCGCGTCGGTCCCCAATGCCGGCACGACGTTTGCCGCCCAGTACGGCAACTCGACCGCCAACCCCGGCAGCCCATTGACGGTCACCACCAGCGCAAGCCAGGCCGCGCTGTCGGTTCCGGCGGGGGGTTCGCTGTGCCTCGCGGTGACCCTGACCCACAGCACCGGCGGCAAGCCGTCGATGCTCTATGACGGGACCGCGGGGATCGGCGACACGCGCCTCATCCCGCCGACGTCCGTGGTCCCGGAGTCGGTGCTGCCCTTCGCGGCCCTCGCGCTGG